From the Homo sapiens chromosome 1, GRCh38.p14 Primary Assembly genome, one window contains:
- the TAF12 gene encoding transcription initiation factor TFIID subunit 12 isoform X2 — translation MNQFGPSALINLSNFSSIKPEPASTPPQGSMANSTAVVKIPGTPGAGGRLSPENNQVLTKKKLQDLVREVDPNEQLDEDVEEMLLQIADDFIESVVTAACQLARHRKSSTLEVKDVQLHLERQWNMWIPGFGSEEIRPYKKACTTEAHKQRMALIRKTTKK, via the exons ATGAACCAGTTTGGCCCCTCAGCCCTAATCAACCTCTCCAATTTCTCATCCATAAAACCGGAACCAGCCAGCACCCCTCCACAAGGCTCCATGGCCAATAGTACTGCAGTGGTAAAGATACCAGGCACTCCTGGGGCAGGAGGTCGTCTTAGCCCTGAAAACAATCAG GTATTGACCAAGAAGAAATTACAGGACTTAGTAAGAGAAGTGGATCCTAATGAGCAGTTGGATGAAGATGTGGAGGAG ATGCTGCTGCAGATTGCTGATGATTTTATCGAGAGTGTGGTGACAGCAGCCTGTCAGCTTGCGCGGCATCGCAAGTCTAGCACCCTGGAGGTGAAAGATGTCCAGCTGCATTTAG AGCGCCAGTGGAACATGTGGATCCCAGGATTTGGCTCTGAAGAAATCCGACCCTACAAAAAAGCTTGCACCACAGAAGCTCACAAACAG AGAATGGCATTGATCCGGAAAACAACCAAGAAATAA
- the RAB42 gene encoding ras-related protein Rab-42 isoform 1 (isoform 1 is encoded by transcript variant 1) — MEAEGCRYQFRVALLGDAAVGKTSLLRSYVAGAPGAPEPEPEPEPTVGAECYRRALQLRAGPRVKLQLWDTAGHERFRCITRSFYRNVVGVLLVFDVTNRKSFEHIQDWHQEVMATQGPDKVIFLLVGHKSDLQSTRCVSAQEAEELAASLGMAFVETSVKNNCNVDLAFDTLADAIQQALQQGDIKLEEGWGGVRLIHKTQIPRSPSRKQHSGPCQC, encoded by the exons ATGGAGGCCGAGGGCTGCCGCTACCAATTTCGGGTCGCGCTGCTGGGGGACGCGGCGGTGGGCAAGACGTCGCTGCTGCGGAGCTACGTGGCAGGCGCGCCTGGCGCCCCGGAGCCGGAGCCCGAGCCCGAGCCCACGGTGGGCGCCGAGTGCTACCGCCGCGCGCTGCAGCTGCGGGCCGGGCCGCGGGTCAAGCTGCAACTCTGGGACACCGCGGGCCACGAGCGCTTCAG gtGCATCACCAGGTCCTTTTACCGGAATGTGGTGGGTGTCCTGCTGGTCTTTGATGTGACAAACAGGAAGTCCTTTGAACACATCCAAGACTGGCACCAGGAGGTCATGGCCACTCAGGGCCCGGACAAGGTCATCTTCCTGCTGGTTGGCCACAAGAGTGACCTGCAGAGCACCCGCTGTGTCtcagcccaggaggccgaggagCTAGCTGCCTCCCTGGGCATGGCCTTCGTGGAGACCTCGGTTAAAAACAACTGCAATGTGGACCTGGCCTTTGACACCCTCGCTGATGCTATCCAGCAGGCCCTGCAGCAGGGGGACATCAAGCTAGAAGAGGGCTGGGGGGGTGTCCGGCTCATCCACAAGACCCAAATCCCCAGGTCCCCCAGCAGGAAGCAGCACTCAGGCCCATGCCAGTGTTGA
- the RAB42 gene encoding ras-related protein Rab-42 isoform X1: MATQGPDKVIFLLVGHKSDLQSTRCVSAQEAEELAASLGMAFVETSVKNNCNVDLAFDTLADAIQQALQQGDIKLEEGWGGVRLIHKTQIPRSPSRKQHSGPCQC, encoded by the coding sequence ATGGCCACTCAGGGCCCGGACAAGGTCATCTTCCTGCTGGTTGGCCACAAGAGTGACCTGCAGAGCACCCGCTGTGTCtcagcccaggaggccgaggagCTAGCTGCCTCCCTGGGCATGGCCTTCGTGGAGACCTCGGTTAAAAACAACTGCAATGTGGACCTGGCCTTTGACACCCTCGCTGATGCTATCCAGCAGGCCCTGCAGCAGGGGGACATCAAGCTAGAAGAGGGCTGGGGGGGTGTCCGGCTCATCCACAAGACCCAAATCCCCAGGTCCCCCAGCAGGAAGCAGCACTCAGGCCCATGCCAGTGTTGA
- the TAF12 gene encoding transcription initiation factor TFIID subunit 12 isoform 2 (isoform 2 is encoded by transcript variant 3) yields the protein MAASHFTGLTAVADVIKDLDTQIALIGLGPHSSKKKQDLDKLYELKSKARQIMNQFGPSALINLSNFSSIKPEPASTPPQGSMANSTAVVKIPGTPGAGGRLSPENNQVLTKKKLQDLVREVDPNEQLDEDVEEMLLQIADDFIESVVTAACQLARHRKSSTLEVKDVQLHLERQWNMWIPGFGSEEIRPYKKACTTEAHKQRMALIRKTTKK from the exons ATGGCTGCCTCTCATTTCACCGGGCTCACAGCTGTTGCTGATGTAATTAAAGATCTAGACACTCAGATAGCT TTAATTGGCCTTGGTCCTCACAGCTCCAAAAAGAAACAGGATCTCGATAAGCTCTATGAGCTGAAGTCCAAAGCTCGGCAGATTATGAACCAGTTTGGCCCCTCAGCCCTAATCAACCTCTCCAATTTCTCATCCATAAAACCGGAACCAGCCAGCACCCCTCCACAAGGCTCCATGGCCAATAGTACTGCAGTGGTAAAGATACCAGGCACTCCTGGGGCAGGAGGTCGTCTTAGCCCTGAAAACAATCAG GTATTGACCAAGAAGAAATTACAGGACTTAGTAAGAGAAGTGGATCCTAATGAGCAGTTGGATGAAGATGTGGAGGAG ATGCTGCTGCAGATTGCTGATGATTTTATCGAGAGTGTGGTGACAGCAGCCTGTCAGCTTGCGCGGCATCGCAAGTCTAGCACCCTGGAGGTGAAAGATGTCCAGCTGCATTTAG AGCGCCAGTGGAACATGTGGATCCCAGGATTTGGCTCTGAAGAAATCCGACCCTACAAAAAAGCTTGCACCACAGAAGCTCACAAACAG AGAATGGCATTGATCCGGAAAACAACCAAGAAATAA
- the RAB42 gene encoding ras-related protein Rab-42 isoform 3 (isoform 3 is encoded by transcript variant 3), with amino-acid sequence MEAEGCRYQFRVALLGDAAVGKTSLLRSYVAGAPGAPEPEPEPEPTVGAECYRRALQLRAGPRVKLQLWDTAGHERFSTLSAEVGGSPEVRSSRPAWPTLVKPCLY; translated from the exons ATGGAGGCCGAGGGCTGCCGCTACCAATTTCGGGTCGCGCTGCTGGGGGACGCGGCGGTGGGCAAGACGTCGCTGCTGCGGAGCTACGTGGCAGGCGCGCCTGGCGCCCCGGAGCCGGAGCCCGAGCCCGAGCCCACGGTGGGCGCCGAGTGCTACCGCCGCGCGCTGCAGCTGCGGGCCGGGCCGCGGGTCAAGCTGCAACTCTGGGACACCGCGGGCCACGAGCGCTTCAG cactctgagtgccgaggtgggcggatcacctgaagtcaggagttcgagaccagcctggccaacattggtgaaaccctgtctctactaa
- the TAF12 gene encoding transcription initiation factor TFIID subunit 12 isoform X1 produces MALEYRLSAALIGLGPHSSKKKQDLDKLYELKSKARQIMNQFGPSALINLSNFSSIKPEPASTPPQGSMANSTAVVKIPGTPGAGGRLSPENNQVLTKKKLQDLVREVDPNEQLDEDVEEMLLQIADDFIESVVTAACQLARHRKSSTLEVKDVQLHLERQWNMWIPGFGSEEIRPYKKACTTEAHKQRMALIRKTTKK; encoded by the exons TTAATTGGCCTTGGTCCTCACAGCTCCAAAAAGAAACAGGATCTCGATAAGCTCTATGAGCTGAAGTCCAAAGCTCGGCAGATTATGAACCAGTTTGGCCCCTCAGCCCTAATCAACCTCTCCAATTTCTCATCCATAAAACCGGAACCAGCCAGCACCCCTCCACAAGGCTCCATGGCCAATAGTACTGCAGTGGTAAAGATACCAGGCACTCCTGGGGCAGGAGGTCGTCTTAGCCCTGAAAACAATCAG GTATTGACCAAGAAGAAATTACAGGACTTAGTAAGAGAAGTGGATCCTAATGAGCAGTTGGATGAAGATGTGGAGGAG ATGCTGCTGCAGATTGCTGATGATTTTATCGAGAGTGTGGTGACAGCAGCCTGTCAGCTTGCGCGGCATCGCAAGTCTAGCACCCTGGAGGTGAAAGATGTCCAGCTGCATTTAG AGCGCCAGTGGAACATGTGGATCCCAGGATTTGGCTCTGAAGAAATCCGACCCTACAAAAAAGCTTGCACCACAGAAGCTCACAAACAG AGAATGGCATTGATCCGGAAAACAACCAAGAAATAA